GACGCGCGGCGGGCATCCGACGCAGCTCCTGGCCACCATGAACCTGCGCCTGACCGTCCAGCACCTGGCCTGGTCCCCCGATGGGCGCTATCTGGCCTTGCTCGTCAGCAACGAAGGCTTGAATGGCCCAGGGCGCGCCATCTATCTGATGAACCACGCTAGTAGTCAGGTGACAGCGCTGGTGCCCATCGGCGACTTCACCATCACCAGCTTTGGCTGGTCGCCCGACAGCCAGCGCCTCACCTATGCACGGCGCGACGCGGCAGGTCACACGCTGCTGACGACCCTGGCGATCCCCGACGGGCGTCCACTGCTCAGTCTCCCGCTGCAGGGAGAGCTAGATGGCTGGAGCTGGTCGCCCGATGGGCGCGCCCTGGTCTACAGCGACGACGGACGCCTCCACGTCCACATCTTCTCTGGTTCGCCTATTGTGCTGCCGCAGCCGGAGGCCGGCGCACGCCAGCTCTTCCCGTTCTGGTTACGCGATGGGCGTCTGCTGCTTGTCCACATAGCGGCCAGCGGCCAGCGTGCACTGCAGCTGTTAGCGCCAGTGCCGACTGCTGCCAGCTCTCCTGGCTCCTGATGGGGCGGAACCTGCCTGGTGGGTCGGGCCGTTCACCCAGCGCTCTGCGTGTGGGCTCGCCCTGCGCGCTGGCAGGCTCCAGCGCGCGCGGCATCCCGAAGGGCCAAAGAGCTGTTACTAGAATGGGCCGGGCGGAGCGTCATATGGAAAGGATCAGGAGCGTATGACGCTCGCTATGCCCATGATGCTTGCCCGGCCTGTCGCCGTCGCGCTCTTCCCCAGGCGGATTTTGCCCTTTCCCTCGCCGCTGCCAGTCTGTCCCCTGCCTGACAGACCTGGGAAGAAGCTCTCGGCTGCTCCGCCTCCTGTCGTCGGCTGAGCCAGGCATGGACTGGGGCCAGTTCTGGCCTGGCCTGGTCTGGCCTGGCCGAACAGGAGAAGGCCGGGCCGGCTGGAGAGGAGCAGATAGCCGCTATGCGCGTGGTTAAACCGAGCTTTCAGAGAGAGGGGGCGTCTTCGGCTTCAGCTGGACCTCCAGAGCCAGAGGAGCTTGCTAGCACTTCCTCACTCTGTTCTGTACCCGCCGCTGCAGCGAGTGAAGCCCAAGAGGAGGCCCTGCTTGCGCACCACGGGAGAACCTTCCATTTCGCGGCACGCTTCCTGCCCGGGGAGCTACGTCCCTCGTTTGTGACTCTGTATGCCTTTTTCCGCACGCTCGACGATCTGGTCGACGAGCGTGGGCCGGAGGAGGAGCCGCGTGCCATCGCCGAAGAGTTGCGTGCCTGGCGGGCCTGGTTCCTGGCCGACCGCCAGGGAACGGCTCCGCGCGAGCCGCTCGGGAGCCGCCTGACGCAGGTGATAGAGCGCTACGGAGTACCTGGCACGCTCTTCCTGGATTTTCTAGAGGGGCTGCACTGGGATCTGTGGCCGCGCGAATTCGCCAGCTTCTCCCGTTTGCGGGCCTATTGCTATCGTGTGGCCGGGACTGTTGGGCTGGCCCTGGCCCACGTGCTCGGCGCGACTTCCGAGGGAGCACTGGCGGCGGCGGAGGGCCTCGGGATCGCCATGCAGCTGACCAATATCCTGCGCGATGTCGGGGGCGACCTGCGCAAAGGACGCCTCTATCTGCCTCTGGAGGACCTGACCCGCTTCGGTCTCTCCCGCTCTCATTTGCAGCAACTGCTCGATACTGGTCAGGGGCCAGATGCGGCCTTCCGAGATCTCATGCGCTACGAGGTGGCACGAACCCATCTCTGCTATGCCCAAAGCCTGCCCGGGGTCTGGCTCCTGCCGCCCGATCGCCGCCTGCCGATTCTCTTGGCCGGGCGTCTCTACCGGCGCATCTTGCACGCCATTGAGCAGCACGACTACGATGTGCTGCGCGCACGCGCCCATACAACCCTGACGGAGAAGCTGCGCGAGGCCATGCTTGCTCTGACCCTCGATCGCCTCTGGCGCCGTGGTGAGCAGCTCGGGGCTTTCGGGTTGGAGGTGAGCCTTGAGGATGAGCCGTAAGCTACTATGGATGGGCTGGCTGGGCGCGCTCTCAGCAGGGCAGCTGGTGCTGGCCCTGCGCGTGATCCGCCGCTGGTTGCGCAGCACCGGCGGCCAGCGCCCGACGGCTCTCTCTTCGCCTCATGCTGATGCCGCCGCGCAGGCCAGCGTGGCGGTGCTGGTGCCTGTGCTCAACGAGCGCGAACGCCTGGCCCCCTGTCTGGAGGGCCTGCTCACCCAAGGGCCAGAGGTTGGGCTGATCCTGGTCATCGATGGCGGCTCCGAAGATGGGACGGACGAGCTGATCTCTGCCTATGCCCGGCGCGATCGCCGTCTGCGCCTGCTCTCCGCTGCCCCGATTCCTGACGGCTGGAATGGCAAGGTCTGGGGTCTGGAAGCCGGCTGGCGTGCACTTCCGCCTACCTTCCCCTGGGTGCTGACCATTGATGCCGACGTGCGACCAGGGCCGGGCCTGGTGAGCGCACTGCTGGCCCGCGCCAGCCGCGACGGGCTGGCGGCCCTCAGCCTGGCCACGGAGCAGGAGCTGCCGCCGGCGCCGCTCTTGGGCCTGCTCCATCCCTCGCTACTGGCCACCCTCGTCTACCGCTACGGCCTGCCGGGCGTGGTGTATGAGGGGCCGGTCGATAGGCTGCGCGTCCAGGCTAATGGCCAATGCTTTCTGGTGCAGCGCGAGGCCCTGGCTGCCTGTGGGGGCTTTGCCCCCTTGCGTTACTCGCTCTGTGAGGACATCACCTTAGCGCGCCTGCTGGTGCAGGGCGGTCGACGCCTGGCCTTCGTCGAAGGGGGGAGCCTGGCTTCCGTCGAGATGTATCGCACGGCGCGCGAAGCCTGGCAGAACTGGACGCGCTCCTTGCCTCTGCATGATCATCTCAGTCCCGCCTGGCATACCTGCCTCGGCTGGCTGGAGGTCTTGCTGGTCCAGGCTCTGCCTCTCCCCCTGCTCTGCCTGCTCGCGGGCACGCTGGTCGCCGGGCGCAGGCGCTGGCGGCAGGCTTCGCTCTGGCTGCTCGTCGCCATGCTGGGCCTGAATACCGGGCTGCTGCTGCTCCGTCTCGGGGCCCTGGTGGGCATGCGTCGTGCTTATCGTCGTCCACCCTGGACTTACTGGCTCTCTCCGCTCTGCGACCTGGTCGTGACGCTGCAGCTGGGCCGCCAGGCCCTGCGGCGTCGTCATCGCTGGCGCGGACGCCTCGTCATCCGTGGAAACGCTCCTGGAGGTATTGCATGAAAGCCGTAAAGGTGCTCTTTATTTGCCATCTGGCGGCGCTCATCTTCGGTCTCGCCGGGCTATTGATCGCCCTGCCCCATCCCGAACTGTGGAGTTTTAGCCCGCTGCTGGTCTCGGTCTTCAGCTTCGGCATCAACTATGCCGGTTCGCTGCACATCCTCTTTGGGGCGGCCACGGTGCTCCTGTTTGGGCTGCGGGTGGTGGGGGTACGCCGCACCCTGATCTTCTTCGCCGCCTCGACGTTGATCTCGCTCAGCATAGAGCTGATCGGAACCTCGACCGGCTTTCCCTTCGGCCCCTACTCCTACAACAGTTTTCTGGGCTTCAAGATCCTTGATCACGTTCCCTATTCGATCCCGCTCTCCTGGTTCTACATGGGCTTCTCCTCCTTTCTGCTGGCCCATCTGCTCCTGACCCGTCGCGCTCAAGGCGTCGGCCAGCGAGGGCGTGGCCTGTGGACTGTGCTGCTGGGTGCCTACCTGCTGACCGTCTGGGACCTGACGCTTGATCCGGCGATGGCCAGCGAGCGGCTGCCTCTGCACTTCTGGCAGTGGGGAGTACGCGGCGCCTACTTCGGCATGCCCGTCCAAAATCTGGTGGGCTGGTCGGTCACTGGCTTGCTCTATATGGGGGTCAGTCGCCTGCTCTGGCGCAGCGATCTCGAAGAAGGCCGTCTGAAGGGCGTGGCCTGGCTGCCCTTTGGCATCTATGCGGCCAATACCCTCTTTGCCATTGTCCTCGATCTGAGCGTGGGTCTCTGGCTGCCGCCGCTGCTGGGCCTCTTGCTGGGCATACTACCGGCGGCCCTGGTGCTACGCCGCGATGGCAGCGAAGGAGGCGAGCGCGGAAGTGGAACCGCTGTACCGACGCTCTCGGAGCAGGCTGGGCTGGCCCCAGATCTGGCCCAGGCCCCGCAAGGGAGCCGTGGCTTTGAAGCGCACAGCCGGGCAGAAGGGCCGGCCCTGCTGCGGAGGATTACCCGTCTGGTCATACGTGCCGGGGCAGCCCTCTTGCTCTGGCGTCGCCGGCTGCGCATCATTGTCGAGGGACGCGAGTACCTGCCGGCCCGCGGTCCGGTCATTGTCGCCGCTCGCCACTATCACCATCTCTACGATGGTTGCCTGCTTTTGCGGGTGATCCCGCGTCCGGTGCACATTCTGGTCGCCCTCGACTGGGCGCGCAGCCGTTGGCAGCGTCAGCTCATGGAGCTGCTTTGTGCTCTGGCCGGCTGGCCAGTCATCTTACGTCCTGAGCGCCTGCGCTCCGAGGAGCAAGGTGCTGCCATCAGTGCCTACCGTATGGGCGAGGTCGCTCCTTATCTACGTCGGGCCTTACGTCAGGCCCAGGCCCTGCTCTCTCGCGGCGACCTGCTGGTCATCTTCCCCGAGGGTTATCCTGTGGTTGATCCTCAGCCCTCACCGCGCTCCCCGGAGCAGGCCCTGCTCCCGTTCCGGCCCGGCCTGGCCCGTCTCGTGGAGCTGGCCGAGCGCGCGAGCGGAAGCAGCATTCCAGTGGTTCCGGCAGGTATCATCTGGAGCGAGACACGCCCGCCATCGCTGACCCTGCGCCTGGGGGCGCCCCTCTTCCGTCGCCTCTACGCCGACACTGCCCAATTCATGAGTGCGCTCGAGAGTTGCGTGCGGGTGCTCTCAGGGCTTGATCACGACCAGGGGCTGGGCCTGAGCCTCTTTCCCGGAAAGGAGATGTTGCACTCATGAGCAGTCGCTCCAGCGTGACATCCGCTGCTAACAGGCTGCCGGCGGGGGGAAGCGGCGCACGCCCGCGAGTGATTGTCATTGGGGCCGGTTTCGGCGGCCTGGCGGCGGCCATTCGTCTGCAGGCCGCCGGGGCCCAGGTCATCTTGATCGAGGCGCGTTCCCAGCCTGGGGGGCGGGCCTACCAGCTCAAGGCCGAGGGTTTCACCTTCGACATGGGGCCAAGTCTGCTGACCGCGCCCTGGCTCCTGCAGGATCTCTGGCAGGCTGCCGGGCGCCATCTGGACGACGACCTGACCCTGGTGCCGTTGCGCCCCTTCTATCGCATCGGCTTTGCCGACGGCAATCACTTCGACTACTGGGGCGACCCCGCTGCAGACGAAGCCGAAATCGCCCGCTTTGAAGCACGCGACGTGGCCGGCTATCGCGCCTTCCTGACGGCGACGGAACGCATCTACCGGCGGGCCTTTGCCGAGCTGGCCGGCGAGCCGTTCTTGCGCCTGAGCGATTTTCTGCGCGTGGCCCCGGAGCTGGTGCGCCTGGGGGCCCACCGCAGCGTCTACCGCTTTGTCTCGCGCTACTTCCGCCATCCGCAGTTGCGCATGGTCTTCTCGTTCCATCCCCTCTTCATCGGCGGGAACCCTTTCCGGGCCAGCGCTATCTACAGCATTGTTCCCTATCTGGAGCGCCTGGGTGGCGTCCACTTCGTACCCGGGGGAATGTATGCGCTCGTCGAGGCCATGACGCGCCTCTTCACCTCGCTAGGCGGCGAGCTGCGCTGCGGCCAGCCCGTGGAGCGCATCCTGGTGCGCGCCGGGCAGGTCTGGGGCGTGTTACTGGCCGACGGCGCTCTCCTGCAGGCCGAGGCGGTGGTGGCCAATAGCGACGTCGCCACCACCTATCTGCGCCTGCTCCCCGCCGAAGTACGCCCCCGAGGGCTGGTGCGTCGCCTGGAGCAGGCTCGCTACTCGATGAGCTGCTTCTTGCTCTACCTGGGACTGAAGCAGCAGTACCCGCAGTTGCGCCATCACACCATCTTTATGCCCCACGACTATCGGGAGATGATCCAGCAGCTCTTTGACGGCCAGGGTCTGCCGGATGATCTGGCGCTCTATCTGCACACGCCGACCCGCACCGATGCCACGCTGGCCCCGTCTGGTGGCGAGAGCCTCTATGTGCTGGCGCCGGTGCCCCATCTTGGGCACGGTGTCGACTGGCAGCGCGAGACGCTGGCGTTCCGCGAGCGCATCCTGCGCTATCTGGAAGAGCAGGCGGGCCTGCACGGACTGCGTGCCAGCATCGTCTACGAGCAGCGCTTTACGCCCCTCGACTTTGCCACTGAACTGCGCAGTCATCTGGGCGCGGCCTTCTCGCTGGAGCCGACGCTTTTCCAATCGGCCTACTTCCGTCCACATAACCGCGCTGCCCAGGTTGGGGGCCTCTACTTTGTGGGCGCTGGCACCCATCCCGGGGCGGGCATCCCGGGCGTCCTGCTTTCCGCCGCCATTACGGCTCGTCTTGTGCGGGAGGACCTGGCATGCCGTGCTTGAAGGAGAGTTGTGAGCCTGGTCGCCCGCCCGTATGGGGAGGAAAAGGAGCGGCATGAGACTTGGCTATGCCTGTGTGAACCTCTCGCTGGGGGGGAAGATGCGCAGTCTGCGCCTGGCCACCCTGCGCGAGCGCGGCCTTGCCTATCTCCAGGCCCTGGTCGATGAGAACCTGGCGCTCCTCGCGGCCATCCTGCGCTGGAACCTGGCTCAGGGTATCAGCGTCTTTCGCATCTCCTCAGATCTGGTGCCGCTTGGCTCTCATCCCGAGGTGGCGCTAGAGCAGATCCGCTTTGATCCGGCCCGGGTTGCCGAAGTGAGGCAGCTGGCTCGCGCGGGCAGGATGCGCCTGTCGATGCACCCTGGTCAATATACGCTCATCTCTGCCGATGGCCCCGTCTGGCAGAGCAGCTATCGCGACCTCTGCTATCATGCTGAGGTCATGGAGCGACTCGGCCTCGAAGGTGATATCATCCTGCATGGTGGTGGTGTCTACGGCGACCGCGCCGCCACGCTGCGGCGCATCCTGGCTCACATCGATGAGCTACCGGAGCGTGTGCGCCGGCGGCTGCGCCTGGAGAACGATGAGCGCTGCTGGTCGGTGAGGCAGCTCCTGCCGATCTGCGAGGCGAGTGGCCTGCCGTTGGTGGTTGACAACCTGCATCATGCCCTCAACGGTGGCGCGGAGACGCCGCTGGAGCGCCTGCCCTGGGAACGCATCCTGACGACCTGGGGCCGGCGCCGGCCCAAGCTGCACTACGCCGAACAGGACCCTGGCAAGCGTCCGGGTGCCCACAGCGAGTATATCAATGTCGATCGCTTCCGGGCCTTTCTCGCTGCCGTTCCCTGGTCTGACTATGATGTCATGCTTGAGTGCAAAGCCAAGGACCTGGCCCTGTTGCGCTTGCGTCAGGAACTGGGCCTGATCGCTGCTGGACCCCTGCCCGGAGCCGGCGAGGGCAGCGATCTGCAAGGCTGAGGTGACTCTTAGCCGGGCGCCTTCACGTGCTTAATTCAGGTGTGGTAAAGCAGCGATCGCGCTGCCTGCTGATGGAGAAAGGAGAGAGGCGTCACCATGATCATCGTTGTCGGTGCCGGTCTGGCCGGCCTGACCTGCGCCCGCCACCTGAGTCGCGCCGGGCTGAGCGTCCTGGTACTGGAGGCCGCCGACCGGCCCGGGGGCCGCGTCAGTACCGATCGCCATCCCGAGGGCTTTCTTCTCGACCGGGGCTTCCAGGTCTTGTTTACTGCCTATCCCGCCGTGCAGCGCGAGCTTGATCTCGCTGCGCTCAGACCGAGACGTTTCCTGCCCGGGGCCTTGCTGGTCAAAGGGGGCCGACGCTATCCGCTGGCTGATCCGCGACGCCAGCCTGGCTGGCTGGCTGCCTCTACCAGTAACCCCCTCATTCCGCTGACCGACAAGTGGCGCGTCCTGCGCCTGACGCGCACGATCCTGCAGACGGTCTCTGTGGAAAGCCCGGCGGCCTGGCCCGTGGCCACGCTTGACGAGACCAGCGAGCTGTACCTGCGCCATTGGGGCTTTAGCCGCGAGGGCTTCATCGCTCACTTCGCCCGGCCCTTCTTCGGCGGCATCTTTCTCGATCGAGAGCTGCAGACCAGCGCGCGCATGCTCCGCTTTGTCTGGCGCATGCTGGCGAGCGGCGATATAGTCTTACCGGAGGAGGGTATGGAGGCGATCGCGGCCCAGCTGGCCGCCTCTCTGCCAGCGAGCAGTCTGCGTCTGGGTGCGCGTGTTGTGGCCTTACTGCGTGAGGACGGGCGGATCTCGGGCGTGCGTCTGGAGAGCGGCGAGGAGCTGCAGGCCGCGGCCGTCGTGATCGCCACCGCTAGCCCGACGGCAGCCCATCTTACCGGCCTGTCCTTACCAACTGCAGGCCGCGGCTGCACCTGCCTCTACTTCGCAGGTCCCCAGTCGCTTTACGACGAGCCGGTCCTGCTGCTCAACTGCGAGCCTGGCGGCCTGGTCAACCATGCTGTGCAGCTCACCAATATTGTTCCGCAG
This sequence is a window from Thermogemmatispora onikobensis. Protein-coding genes within it:
- a CDS encoding phytoene/squalene synthase family protein, producing the protein MRVVKPSFQREGASSASAGPPEPEELASTSSLCSVPAAAASEAQEEALLAHHGRTFHFAARFLPGELRPSFVTLYAFFRTLDDLVDERGPEEEPRAIAEELRAWRAWFLADRQGTAPREPLGSRLTQVIERYGVPGTLFLDFLEGLHWDLWPREFASFSRLRAYCYRVAGTVGLALAHVLGATSEGALAAAEGLGIAMQLTNILRDVGGDLRKGRLYLPLEDLTRFGLSRSHLQQLLDTGQGPDAAFRDLMRYEVARTHLCYAQSLPGVWLLPPDRRLPILLAGRLYRRILHAIEQHDYDVLRARAHTTLTEKLREAMLALTLDRLWRRGEQLGAFGLEVSLEDEP
- a CDS encoding glycosyltransferase is translated as MSRKLLWMGWLGALSAGQLVLALRVIRRWLRSTGGQRPTALSSPHADAAAQASVAVLVPVLNERERLAPCLEGLLTQGPEVGLILVIDGGSEDGTDELISAYARRDRRLRLLSAAPIPDGWNGKVWGLEAGWRALPPTFPWVLTIDADVRPGPGLVSALLARASRDGLAALSLATEQELPPAPLLGLLHPSLLATLVYRYGLPGVVYEGPVDRLRVQANGQCFLVQREALAACGGFAPLRYSLCEDITLARLLVQGGRRLAFVEGGSLASVEMYRTAREAWQNWTRSLPLHDHLSPAWHTCLGWLEVLLVQALPLPLLCLLAGTLVAGRRRWRQASLWLLVAMLGLNTGLLLLRLGALVGMRRAYRRPPWTYWLSPLCDLVVTLQLGRQALRRRHRWRGRLVIRGNAPGGIA
- a CDS encoding carotenoid biosynthesis protein; translated protein: MKAVKVLFICHLAALIFGLAGLLIALPHPELWSFSPLLVSVFSFGINYAGSLHILFGAATVLLFGLRVVGVRRTLIFFAASTLISLSIELIGTSTGFPFGPYSYNSFLGFKILDHVPYSIPLSWFYMGFSSFLLAHLLLTRRAQGVGQRGRGLWTVLLGAYLLTVWDLTLDPAMASERLPLHFWQWGVRGAYFGMPVQNLVGWSVTGLLYMGVSRLLWRSDLEEGRLKGVAWLPFGIYAANTLFAIVLDLSVGLWLPPLLGLLLGILPAALVLRRDGSEGGERGSGTAVPTLSEQAGLAPDLAQAPQGSRGFEAHSRAEGPALLRRITRLVIRAGAALLLWRRRLRIIVEGREYLPARGPVIVAARHYHHLYDGCLLLRVIPRPVHILVALDWARSRWQRQLMELLCALAGWPVILRPERLRSEEQGAAISAYRMGEVAPYLRRALRQAQALLSRGDLLVIFPEGYPVVDPQPSPRSPEQALLPFRPGLARLVELAERASGSSIPVVPAGIIWSETRPPSLTLRLGAPLFRRLYADTAQFMSALESCVRVLSGLDHDQGLGLSLFPGKEMLHS
- the crtI gene encoding phytoene desaturase family protein, which produces MSSRSSVTSAANRLPAGGSGARPRVIVIGAGFGGLAAAIRLQAAGAQVILIEARSQPGGRAYQLKAEGFTFDMGPSLLTAPWLLQDLWQAAGRHLDDDLTLVPLRPFYRIGFADGNHFDYWGDPAADEAEIARFEARDVAGYRAFLTATERIYRRAFAELAGEPFLRLSDFLRVAPELVRLGAHRSVYRFVSRYFRHPQLRMVFSFHPLFIGGNPFRASAIYSIVPYLERLGGVHFVPGGMYALVEAMTRLFTSLGGELRCGQPVERILVRAGQVWGVLLADGALLQAEAVVANSDVATTYLRLLPAEVRPRGLVRRLEQARYSMSCFLLYLGLKQQYPQLRHHTIFMPHDYREMIQQLFDGQGLPDDLALYLHTPTRTDATLAPSGGESLYVLAPVPHLGHGVDWQRETLAFRERILRYLEEQAGLHGLRASIVYEQRFTPLDFATELRSHLGAAFSLEPTLFQSAYFRPHNRAAQVGGLYFVGAGTHPGAGIPGVLLSAAITARLVREDLACRA
- the uvsE gene encoding UV DNA damage repair endonuclease UvsE — translated: MRLGYACVNLSLGGKMRSLRLATLRERGLAYLQALVDENLALLAAILRWNLAQGISVFRISSDLVPLGSHPEVALEQIRFDPARVAEVRQLARAGRMRLSMHPGQYTLISADGPVWQSSYRDLCYHAEVMERLGLEGDIILHGGGVYGDRAATLRRILAHIDELPERVRRRLRLENDERCWSVRQLLPICEASGLPLVVDNLHHALNGGAETPLERLPWERILTTWGRRRPKLHYAEQDPGKRPGAHSEYINVDRFRAFLAAVPWSDYDVMLECKAKDLALLRLRQELGLIAAGPLPGAGEGSDLQG
- a CDS encoding NAD(P)/FAD-dependent oxidoreductase, whose amino-acid sequence is MIIVVGAGLAGLTCARHLSRAGLSVLVLEAADRPGGRVSTDRHPEGFLLDRGFQVLFTAYPAVQRELDLAALRPRRFLPGALLVKGGRRYPLADPRRQPGWLAASTSNPLIPLTDKWRVLRLTRTILQTVSVESPAAWPVATLDETSELYLRHWGFSREGFIAHFARPFFGGIFLDRELQTSARMLRFVWRMLASGDIVLPEEGMEAIAAQLAASLPASSLRLGARVVALLREDGRISGVRLESGEELQAAAVVIATASPTAAHLTGLSLPTAGRGCTCLYFAGPQSLYDEPVLLLNCEPGGLVNHAVQLTNIVPQYAPPGQHLLSVTILDEATQAEEDDERLAQHALQELAVWFPERDLSGWRLLAVYRLPFAQFAQPPGIFAHLPEARSGESGLYLTGEYLHSSSIHGALSSGAHTARLVLADQRERLRPAG